In a single window of the Spirochaetota bacterium genome:
- a CDS encoding TetR/AcrR family transcriptional regulator → MTRADDTRDKILLHAKRLFSEKGYYATQISDIIESAKIGRGTVYQYFSNKEHLFISLLERFLIEWEKYINELSIKEDLETISPYMYLKKRLYEAFHFFFEDRDRANIILRAGLGLPDHFEQKIQHFENKLITMIIADLNIAVKFNNIGKDVDLNFMANLIAGGVFRLAHYYLTITMDDTMLLGDLEAISDKASKIIAHGIFNKK, encoded by the coding sequence ATGACCAGGGCAGATGATACAAGAGATAAAATATTGCTTCATGCAAAGAGGTTATTTTCGGAAAAGGGCTATTATGCAACACAAATTTCAGATATTATTGAATCAGCAAAAATTGGACGTGGAACTGTTTATCAATATTTCTCCAATAAGGAACATCTTTTTATATCATTACTGGAAAGGTTTTTGATTGAATGGGAGAAATATATCAATGAACTATCGATCAAAGAAGATTTAGAAACAATATCTCCATATATGTATCTTAAAAAAAGGTTGTATGAAGCATTCCATTTTTTCTTTGAAGATAGAGACCGTGCAAATATAATTTTACGTGCCGGTTTAGGCTTACCAGATCATTTTGAGCAAAAAATTCAGCATTTTGAAAACAAATTAATTACTATGATTATTGCTGATCTGAATATTGCAGTCAAATTTAATAATATTGGTAAAGATGTGGATCTAAATTTTATGGCTAATCTCATTGCTGGAGGAGTCTTCAGATTGGCCCATTATTATCTGACTATAACAATGGATGATACTATGTTACTAGGGGATTTAGAAGCAATATCTGATAAGGCCTCTAAGATTATTGCTCATGGTATTTTTAATAAAAAATAG